One Brassica napus cultivar Da-Ae chromosome C4, Da-Ae, whole genome shotgun sequence genomic region harbors:
- the LOC106395861 gene encoding uncharacterized protein At3g27210: METLTMAIPESLMKDNFSIPVDNSPKKAEENGYVQDKPSFTSSSTKNTSESPVKENLTPSATPTTAPSEISPSVTQMKYRWSFSSSKRSFGSSKDEAFFDTNQWLQSDSEDDFFSVKGEFTPSRGNTPKCSFSDKHPRFHNPLFEEEKPRAASFSYAPAPRRKKLAELFRESVREQREVIFEESLESQSEESKKSSGDNSGELDVIEDSEKDKSMNNHHRCLPRLSALKGNLMEKRKKKKKKIQMT; the protein is encoded by the exons ATGGAAACATTAACTATGGCAATCCCCGAATCTCTCATGAAAGATAATTTCTCTATTCCGGTGGATAATTCGCCGAAGAAGGCGGAGGAGAACGGTTATGTTCAGGATAAACCTAGTTTTACGTCTTCCTCTACTAAGAACACTTCTG AATCGCCAGTAAAGGAGAATTTGACTCCATCGGCTACACCAACGACAGCCCCAAGTGAAATTTCGCCAAGTGTAACTCAAATGAAATATCGTTGGTCGTTTTCCTCTTCTAAGAGAAGCTTTG GAAGTAGCAAAGATGAAGCCTTCTTTGATACAAATCAATGGTTACAATCCGATTCTGAAGATGATTTCTTCAGCGTCAAAGGAG AGTTCACTCCTTCACGTGGAAACACTCCAAAGTGTAGTTTTTCAGATAAACATCCTCGTTTCCACAACCCTTTGTTCgaagaagagaagcctcgagcAGCATCGTTTTCGTATGCTCCAGCACCACGAAGGAAGAAACTAGCCGAGCTTTTCAGAGAGAGTGTAAGAGAACAACGAGAAGTAATTTTTGAAGAATCATTAGAAAGTCAAAGTGAAGAAAGTAAAAAATCATCTGGTGATAACTCTGGTGAGCTCGATGTCATTGAAGATTCTGAAAAGGATAAATCTATGAATAACCATCATCGATGTCTTCCTAGATTATCTGCTTTAAAGGGAAATTTAatggagaagagaaagaagaagaagaaaaaaattcaaatgacATAA